Proteins from a single region of Penaeus monodon isolate SGIC_2016 chromosome 29, NSTDA_Pmon_1, whole genome shotgun sequence:
- the LOC119591940 gene encoding sugar transporter SWEET1-like isoform X2, which produces MALEEYKDTIATVATVVTIVQFLSGTDICRKIVKQGSTGEISGFPFVGGVFSTSMWLTYSWLLHDLSMTVTNGVGFVLQFLYLAIYLRYCISPGSWYAVRRQMTVLFGVAGVVLYYVLFSGVAVEEIKPKVGLVCCVASVIFCAAPLISLTEVFRTQCTEALPFPLILATFMVTGLWWLYGITIQNGFVQYPNLIGCGLSGFQLLLFTVYPSKRKGSAMEL; this is translated from the exons ATGGCACTGGAGGAATACAAGGACACAATAGCCACAGTGGCTACCGTAGTGACCATTGTCCAGTTCCTCAGTGGGACGGACATCTGCCGCAAGATTGTCAAACAGGGTTCAACAGGGGAGATCTCAGGGTTCCCCTTCGTAGGTGGTGTCTTCTCGACCAG CATGTGGCTCACTTATAGCTGGTTGTTGCATGACCTTTCTATGACAGTCACCAATGGCGTAGGTTTTGTTCTCCAG TTCCTGTACTTGGCCATATACCTAAGGTATTGCATCTCCCCCGGTTCTTGGTATGCAGTCAGAAGACAGATGACTGTGCTGTTTGGTGTCGCTGGGGTGGTGCTCTATTACGTTCTCTTCTCAG GTGTTGCAGTGGAAGAAATTAAACCCAAAGTGGGCCTGGTGTGCTGTGTGGCAAGCGTGATCTTCTGTGCGGCGCCCCTGATCTCCCTTACTGAAGTGTTCCGCACACAGTGCACTGAggccctgcccttccccctcatATTGGCCACCTTCATGGTCACGGGACTGTGGTGGCTCTATGGCATAACTATTCAGAATGGCTTTGTGCAGTATCCCAACCTGATCGGGTGTGGCCTCTCTGGTTTCCAGCTCCTGCTTTTCACCGTGTACCCAAGCAAGAGGAAAG GATCTGCAATGGAATTATGA
- the LOC119591940 gene encoding sugar transporter SWEET1-like isoform X1 → MALEEYKDTIATVATVVTIVQFLSGTDICRKIVKQGSTGEISGFPFVGGVFSTSMWLTYSWLLHDLSMTVTNGVGFVLQFLYLAIYLRYCISPGSWYAVRRQMTVLFGVAGVVLYYVLFSGVAVEEIKPKVGLVCCVASVIFCAAPLISLTEVFRTQCTEALPFPLILATFMVTGLWWLYGITIQNGFVQYPNLIGCGLSGFQLLLFTVYPSKRKGDVAGELRQV, encoded by the exons ATGGCACTGGAGGAATACAAGGACACAATAGCCACAGTGGCTACCGTAGTGACCATTGTCCAGTTCCTCAGTGGGACGGACATCTGCCGCAAGATTGTCAAACAGGGTTCAACAGGGGAGATCTCAGGGTTCCCCTTCGTAGGTGGTGTCTTCTCGACCAG CATGTGGCTCACTTATAGCTGGTTGTTGCATGACCTTTCTATGACAGTCACCAATGGCGTAGGTTTTGTTCTCCAG TTCCTGTACTTGGCCATATACCTAAGGTATTGCATCTCCCCCGGTTCTTGGTATGCAGTCAGAAGACAGATGACTGTGCTGTTTGGTGTCGCTGGGGTGGTGCTCTATTACGTTCTCTTCTCAG GTGTTGCAGTGGAAGAAATTAAACCCAAAGTGGGCCTGGTGTGCTGTGTGGCAAGCGTGATCTTCTGTGCGGCGCCCCTGATCTCCCTTACTGAAGTGTTCCGCACACAGTGCACTGAggccctgcccttccccctcatATTGGCCACCTTCATGGTCACGGGACTGTGGTGGCTCTATGGCATAACTATTCAGAATGGCTTTGTGCAGTATCCCAACCTGATCGGGTGTGGCCTCTCTGGTTTCCAGCTCCTGCTTTTCACCGTGTACCCAAGCAAGAGGAAAG GTGATGTGGCTGGAGAATTGAGACAGGTGTAG